The genomic window CGCTCGCTGCTCCCACCCGACTGGACGCCCTGGGGATGGAGGTCCCTGGCACAGGCCAGCAACCGCACCATGTCGCGGCGCTCCTCTGCGTGCGCCGCAGCATGGCCTGCCAGCCTGGCCCCTTCCCAGGGCATCCCGACGGCGGCCAACCCGCGGGCCGCCTCTTCGACGTCGGGCGCTTCAAACCGGCCGGCCAGCACCGAAACCCACGCTTTGCCACCAGCGGCCAGAACAGAGGCCAGGTGGCTGTGTTCGGAAGCCCGGACCAGCGCAGCAGCGTGCGGCGCGAGATCTGTGGGACTTTCGCTCAGCAGCGCAGCCTGGACCGCCGCCCAATGCAACGGCACCGACCACAACGGCGGATTTCCCAGCCTCCTCAGGAGTTCCCACGCACCATCCAAATAGTGTGAGACCCGGTGGGCCTCCCTCAACCGCGCGGCGGAAATCATCAGCTCGCCCCATGGCAGCAGGCTGTACAGGTCCACCGATACGTGCATCATGGCTTCCCGGGCCCTGTCCCAAGCCAGGACCAGCCCGTGCACTTCGGTGCCCCGCCGTGCCAACCCCACTTCCAGCGCTGCCAGCAGCAGCTCATCGCGGGGCGCCAAGGGCCAATGGTTCGCCTTGACGGCCTCGTTGATGGCCAATCGTGCCTCGTCGGCGTTGTCCTGCTGCATGGCGGACCATGCCTGCAGGAGGAACAGCCGTGGACGCGCGACATCCCCGCCCTGGCCCGCGGCCAAGGCGGCCCGGAGCACGTTGTCCGCCACCGCAGGTTCCCCGCTGTGGAGGGCGCACAGAGCGGCCAAAGCACCCGGAGTCTCCGGCAAGGGAATAGCGGCGGCTGAGGCATTCATCATGTCCGACGCCCTGATGAGCTCCGGCAGCGCCAGGTGGGGCGCGGGTCCAAGGGTCTGCCGAAGGCCTTCCTGGGTGAGGGTCAATGCCACCGCGAGGAGGGTCGGGGACCCCCCAGTCCTGCCGGATGCCAGCATCTCTTCGGCTTGTACCGCGTTTCCGGAACCGATCAGGGCCACAGCGGCCAGCGGCGCAGACCCCTCCAGCCTGTCCGGTCCCAGCCAGCTGTAGGTATCAGCACTCCGGTTCAACATGCCGCGCTGGGCCCATACCGCGGCGGCCACGTCCACCCCCAATCGAAGGTCAGGTGGCTCCGGCAGGGCAAGCAGCCTGTCCACAATCCTTCCGGCACCGTCCAGGTCTCCCGTGGCGGCCAACGCCTGGGCCCGTTTGGCGGCGTTCTCCAGCTTGCTGTTTCCTGCGAGTACTGCCTCGGCGTAGAGATCCACGGCAAGTCGCGGATCACTGTCGAGGAGATCATTGGCGGTCGCTTCAAGTTCCGCGGCAACGCGGGCGTCCTGCAGCCCACTCCTGGCAAGGTCCCGTGCGAGGTCGCCCAAGGGCCGGCCTTCGTGGAGGTGCTTGTCCACCAGCTCCCTCTGCAGCGCCCGGATGCGGGTGGTCGGGGTCCCTTGGAGCAAGGCGTATTGCGCCGTACCCACCACTGAACCGTCGGCCAGCAGCAACCCTGCGTCCCTGGCTGCGGTGATGACCCCTTCCAGTCCGTCATGGGCTTCCAATCGCTCCGGCAGGGGCGAGGGAAGGGTGAACCCCACGGACAGGGCCAACAACAATTCGCGGACCATCGCAGACCCGCCGGACAACTCCGTCAGGTGCGGGGGGACTTCATCATTGGGGAGGGAATCCATGAGGGGGTGATCGTGGAGCCCGGGCGGAAAGTGCCGTGGCTGATGGTCATGTCCCGTCATGGGCTAGACCGCCGACAACAGCGCTGGATCCGCAACGGGGACGGTCTGCGTGGGTGCGGGATCAGCTGTGGCGGGCGGCGGTACCGGATCCGGCGCGGGCTCCGGTGATGCCGGGGGCGGGGCCTGGGTGATGCTCGGCTCAGGCTGGGGCAGCGTCGGCTCCGGCGACGGCGGTGGAGGTGGTGGTGGAGGCGGCGGGCTGACCGGGTCCGTGGGTGTGGCAGGCGGAATGCTGGGTTCAGTGACCGGAGGCGGAGTGGTGGGAGTCGAGGTGGGAGGAGGATCGGTGGGACCACTGGCAGCGCCGCCCGTAGGTGCGGGCGTAGGGGTGCCGGTTCCCGGAGTGCCGGGCGTCCCCGTGGTGGGGGTACCCGTTCCGGGTGTTCCGGTGCCGGGTGTTCCGGCGCCCGGGGTTCCGGCGCCCGGGGTTCCGGTGCCCGGGGTTCCGGTGCCCGGGGCAGGAGTGGCGGTGCTGCCCGTTCCGCCCGTGGCCGCACCCGGTGAGTTGCCAGAGCCCGCACCGGCTGGGTTGCCAGTGGCCGATCCCCCGGCGGATCCTGTGCCCGTCCCGGCGCTTCCGGTCCCAGGCCGGACGGATCCCCTCCCCGTTCCGGCCCTCGTGGCGCCGTTCCTGGCGCTGGCTTCAAGTCCCGGTCCTGGGTTACGTACCACCGGTGTCTCACCGGTGCTTCCTGCTCCCGCTCCGCTGCCCCCGCCACCGGAGGCTGCCGGACCGCCGTCGCGCATGACATCGGCAGCCTGGTTGCCGAACATCGTTGCCAACAGCCCGCGGGCATCGGGGCTTTGCGCAGCAGTGGCCGTAGCAATGGTCAGCACCGCCGCAGCTGCTGCGGCTGCCGCAGCCATCCGAACGCGAGGCCGTGACGTTGTGTGCCGGGTAGGTGAGCTGGAGGCGTTCCTCAAGGCGGCCAAAGCCGGCGGTCGCATGATCCCCGACGGCCGGCGCAGCGCGTCATCGGACGGTACCGGCCCCACCGCCGGCGCTGTGGCAGCCGCCTGGCCTGTGGCTTCAACCATGCCCGCCGCAGCCGCCGGGCCTGTGGCTTCAACCATGCCCGCCGCAGCCGCCATGCCCGCAGCAGCCACTGCCGCGCCGAGGCAGATGGAGGACTTCGGATCGGCGTCGACGGCGATGGGCCGGCCAAGTTCGACCGAAATCATCTCAGCCACCAAGGGAATGCGGGATGAGCCTCCGATGAGCAGTACGGCACGCAAATCATGCGCGTCCACGTTGATGCCCTGCAGGCTTCGTTCCAAGGCTTCCACCGTTTCCCGGAGGGGTGCCTCGATCAGCTCTTCGAATTCGGCCCGGACCAGGCGGACGGACTGCTGGGTTCCTGGAAGGGAAACGGCCACGCTGGACTCGCTGTCCATGGACAGCGCCTCTTTGGCTTCACGGCATTCCCGCCGCAGCCGCGCCAGGGCTGCCAGGGTTTCCGGTGCCATCGGATCCATGTCCACCGCAGGGCTCACGTGTCCCATGACGTGGCGCAGGACGGCTGCGTCAAAATCAGCCCCGCCAAGGGTTTCGATACCGTCGGGACGGCCCAGCAACTCAAAGTTCCCGGCTCCGGCTTTACGGAGGATGGCGGTGTCAAAGGTGCCGCCACCCAGATCGTACACAGCGATGATGCTGCCATCTTCCACGCGTGTCTGGGAGGCGTAGTGCAGGGCCGCCGCTTCCGGCTCGCTGATCAGCGTGATGTCCGACAAGCCCGCCAGGTCCAGGGCAGCCAGGACTGAAGAGACACGATGCGCGCCCCAGGCGGCGGGGTGCGTCATGATGATCGACGACGGTTCCGAACCCTCACGCTCCCGGGCCCTGTCCACTACCCACGCCGCCATGGTGGCGTACACGTCCTCGGCGGTAAGCCATCCCTCGCCAACAGCGAGGGGAACGGAATCCCCGATCCGGCGCTTGAATTCACGCACCATGTGGTGGGGCTCGTCCAGACCCCGACGTTCGGCTGCTTCGCCTACCAGCACGCGGCCGTCGTCGGTGTAGAACAGCACGGAGGGTACTGCACTGCCGTGCAAACCCAGCGGCAGGACTTCCGGTGGCGTGCCTTGATCGGGCCTGGCAAGGGCTGCAGCGGTAAAACTCGTCCCGACGTCAATGGCGAGAACATAGCTCATGGGTACCTCGAAAGAAACACGGCGCAACGCTGGCGGACTGCATCACAAGCGGGTTCTGAACAAGTTAGCACTAGCTTTGGACAGGAAAAAGGCTTGTTTAGTGCACCGTTTTGACGTTTCTCAGAGGTTCGGGCCCGAGCCTGGGACAACGCCCCTGCTCAGGCCCGGATTGGGACCCAGGGGCCGGATTCGGATCCGGGCCCGGATTTGAAGCCCCGTTTTAGAGCCCGGAGTACGAATGCAGGCCGTTGAAGACCGTGTTCACCAAGGTGAAGTTGATGATCACACAGGCGTAGCCAACGATCGACAACCATGCAGCGCGGGTTCCGGTCCAGCCCCTTGTTGCGCGGGCGTGAAGGTAGCCCGCGTAGACCACCCAGATCACGAAGGTCCAAACTTCCTTCGGGTCCCAGCCCCAGAAGCGGCCCCAGGCCTTCTCGGCCCAGATGGCACCGAACATGAGGGTGAACGTCCAGCCGATGAAGGCGATGGCATTGATGCGGTAGGACAGGTTCTCCAGGCTCAGCGCGTTGGGAACCAAGCGCATGAAGCCCAGGTTGTCCGCACGGCCGGCGGCGAGGTTCTTCTGGCGGTATGACTGCAGCAACTGCAGCACGGACATCGCGAACGTCAGGGTGAACAACGCTGAGGAGAGCACTGCGATGGAGACGTGGATGATCAGCCAGTAGCTCTGCAGCGCCGGAACCAGGTGGCCCACCGGGGTCCAGAAAGCAGCGGAGGCTGCAACGAGCATGATGATGGCCAGGCCGATCACGAACGTGCCCAGGAAGCGCAGGTCGCGGCGGATGAGGACAATCAGGAACACGGCAACGGCAACAAAGGCACCGGTGGTGAGGAACTCGTACATGTTGCCCCACGGCACACGTCCTGCACCGAAGGCACGCGTCACAACGCCGGCCCCGTGAATCAGGACACCCAGGACCGTCAGCGCTACCGCCACGCGGGCAGGTGCCCGGCGTTCGCCGCCGTATTTCATGTCGCCGGCGGCGGTTCCGCCCTCATAGGTGAGGCCCGACGTCGGGCGCTCGGCGCGGCCTGCCGGCCCACCGGCGTCGGAACCTCCCAGGCCTGACCTGACCCGGCCTGCTGAAACCGTGACCTTTTCCTCGACGGTGCTGGCCGCGGCCTTCAGGTCCACGGCGCGGAGCACCTTGCTGCTCTTGGCCAGGTCCCAGGCAAAGGCGATGAACGCCACGGTGTACGTGCCGGCGGCCAACAGCATGAACAGCTCGCTGTACTGGCCCAGGGTTTCGTTGATGGCTGGCATTACTGGTCCTTCGAGGTTGAGGAAGATCCTGCTGTTGTCGGAGCGGTGTCCTGCGCATCCGGGATGTTCCATTCCCGGGCAAAGATCTCGCGTAGTGCTGCTGATTCGCCGGCCAGGCGGTGGTCTTCACCGCGGGCCAGCAGTCCGTACTCCACCATGGTGCGGCCATCGGCATGGGTTCCGCTGCGGACCCAGACCCGGCGGCGGTTGATGTAGAGCGACATCACCAGGCCGGCGACCGCGAGGAATCCAAAGATCAGTGCGTAGAGCTGGCCGGGGTTGTGGTGGATGTCCACGCCGATGTACTTCTTGACGCCGTCGAACGTGATGCTGCCCTTACCCTCGGGCAGGTTGGCGGTGGCGCCCGGGGTCAGGGTGATGCCACCGGCGGCGAGGTCGCGGGCGTTGAGGGGCTTGAGGTCCTTGACGTCCAGTTCGAACACGTTCTGGGGCACGCCTTTGTCCAAGCCGAGATCGCCGTAGAACGAGTTCAGGCTCAACTGCGGATTGAACAGCTCAGGTGAGGCACTGAATGACGTTCCGTTCTCGCTGACGAACGCCGTGGGAAGGAAGAAGCCGACAAAACCAAGTTGTTCCGGCTTGGCGTCGGGGACCTTGATGACCACGGACGAGTAATAGTTGTCGCCCTGAACCTTGGCCGTGACCGGGCCTTGGAAGGAGACGTTGCCCTCCCCGTCGCGGACCGTAATCATGGGGGCGTAGCCGTTACCGGTGAGGTAGAGGCTGGTACCGCCGAGCGACACGGGATCGTTGACCTTCAGCGTTTCCTTCTTGGCCGGAGAGTCCGGGCCTTCCTTGGTGGTCACCTCGGCCGTGTAATCGATCGGCTGGCCCGCTTTGCCCGGCGATTCGCGGTCGAACGTGGCCTGGAACTTGTCCAACTGCATGGAGTAAGGCTGGAGTGCGCTGCTCTGGAAGTTGGTTCCCGGCGTGAACTGGTCATAGCCCACCAAGGTGTTGACGAACGTCTCGCCCTCCACAAGGATCCGCTGGCCGCTGTATCCGTACAGGCCACCAATGGCCACGGACACCAGCACGCCGATCAAGGACGTGTGGAACACCAGGTTGCCCACTTCCTTCAGGAAGCCACGCTCGGCACCCAAGGACGGCAGGGCGCCGTCGACGTCCCTGACTTCAACGCGGTAGCCGCGCTTCTTGAGCAGCCCGGCGGCATCGTTGATGGCCTTCGACGCCGGGATCCCGGCGTCGGCGGGCAGCGCAAGGGTGCCGTACTCCGGCAGCCGCGAAAGGCGCTTGGGGGTGCGCGGCGGCTGCGACTTCATGGCCTTGTAGTGGGCGATGGCCCGCGGAGTGACGCAACCGATCAGAGAGATGAACAACAGGATGTAGATGGCGGAGAACCATGCCGACGAGTACACGTCGTAAAGCTGCAGGGCGTCCAGGAGCTCACCGTAGGACGGGTTGTCCTTGATGTACTGCGTCACCACTGACGGGTTTGCCGGCCGCTGCGGGAACAGGGACCCCGGGACCGCGCCGACTGCAAGCAGGAGCAGCAGGAACAACGCAGTGCGCATGCTGGTCAGCTGGGTCCATGCCCACCGGAGCATGTCTTTGAACCCGAGGGCGGGCAGGGCTGCCTCGGACTTGGCCTGCTGGAGCTTGCCATCCGCTGCGTTCCCAGTGGCGCTTTCAGCGGACGGTGACTTCTTCTTGGCTTTCACGGACTCGCTCATCAGATTGGCAACTTCACATCGTTTTGGAACCAGTACTGCAACTCGGTCACCCAGGTTCCCCACACGCCGGTGGCCATCAGGATGCCGAGCAAAATCAGGATGCCCCCGCCAATCCGCTGGATGGCCAGCCGATGCTTCCGGAAGAAGGACATGACTCCCATGCCACGGCGGACGGCCAAGGCGATCAGGAGGAACGGGATGCCCAATCCCAGGCTGTAGACGAAGGCCAGGAGCGCACCCTTTGCCGCCGATGAACCACCGGACAGGCTCAGCAACTGTACCGCGGAGTACGTCGGGCCAATGCAGGGCGCCCAACCCAGGCCGAAGGTCAGCCCCAGGAGCGGTGCGCCCCACAGTCCGGCCGGAGGCTTGGCATGGATCTTCGCATC from Arthrobacter sp. StoSoilB20 includes these protein-coding regions:
- the ccsB gene encoding c-type cytochrome biogenesis protein CcsB: MPAINETLGQYSELFMLLAAGTYTVAFIAFAWDLAKSSKVLRAVDLKAAASTVEEKVTVSAGRVRSGLGGSDAGGPAGRAERPTSGLTYEGGTAAGDMKYGGERRAPARVAVALTVLGVLIHGAGVVTRAFGAGRVPWGNMYEFLTTGAFVAVAVFLIVLIRRDLRFLGTFVIGLAIIMLVAASAAFWTPVGHLVPALQSYWLIIHVSIAVLSSALFTLTFAMSVLQLLQSYRQKNLAAGRADNLGFMRLVPNALSLENLSYRINAIAFIGWTFTLMFGAIWAEKAWGRFWGWDPKEVWTFVIWVVYAGYLHARATRGWTGTRAAWLSIVGYACVIINFTLVNTVFNGLHSYSGL
- a CDS encoding LuxR C-terminal-related transcriptional regulator, producing the protein MTGHDHQPRHFPPGLHDHPLMDSLPNDEVPPHLTELSGGSAMVRELLLALSVGFTLPSPLPERLEAHDGLEGVITAARDAGLLLADGSVVGTAQYALLQGTPTTRIRALQRELVDKHLHEGRPLGDLARDLARSGLQDARVAAELEATANDLLDSDPRLAVDLYAEAVLAGNSKLENAAKRAQALAATGDLDGAGRIVDRLLALPEPPDLRLGVDVAAAVWAQRGMLNRSADTYSWLGPDRLEGSAPLAAVALIGSGNAVQAEEMLASGRTGGSPTLLAVALTLTQEGLRQTLGPAPHLALPELIRASDMMNASAAAIPLPETPGALAALCALHSGEPAVADNVLRAALAAGQGGDVARPRLFLLQAWSAMQQDNADEARLAINEAVKANHWPLAPRDELLLAALEVGLARRGTEVHGLVLAWDRAREAMMHVSVDLYSLLPWGELMISAARLREAHRVSHYLDGAWELLRRLGNPPLWSVPLHWAAVQAALLSESPTDLAPHAAALVRASEHSHLASVLAAGGKAWVSVLAGRFEAPDVEEAARGLAAVGMPWEGARLAGHAAAHAEERRDMVRLLACARDLHPQGVQSGGSSERAEELHRDVAGTTVPDPINQGDASGLSAREREVARLLLEGKTYREIGEAIYISPRTAEHHVARMRRRLGAENRSELLVRLRLALGEGYPPP
- a CDS encoding Hsp70 family protein, producing the protein MSYVLAIDVGTSFTAAALARPDQGTPPEVLPLGLHGSAVPSVLFYTDDGRVLVGEAAERRGLDEPHHMVREFKRRIGDSVPLAVGEGWLTAEDVYATMAAWVVDRAREREGSEPSSIIMTHPAAWGAHRVSSVLAALDLAGLSDITLISEPEAAALHYASQTRVEDGSIIAVYDLGGGTFDTAILRKAGAGNFELLGRPDGIETLGGADFDAAVLRHVMGHVSPAVDMDPMAPETLAALARLRRECREAKEALSMDSESSVAVSLPGTQQSVRLVRAEFEELIEAPLRETVEALERSLQGINVDAHDLRAVLLIGGSSRIPLVAEMISVELGRPIAVDADPKSSICLGAAVAAAGMAAAAGMVEATGPAAAAGMVEATGQAAATAPAVGPVPSDDALRRPSGIMRPPALAALRNASSSPTRHTTSRPRVRMAAAAAAAAAVLTIATATAAQSPDARGLLATMFGNQAADVMRDGGPAASGGGGSGAGAGSTGETPVVRNPGPGLEASARNGATRAGTGRGSVRPGTGSAGTGTGSAGGSATGNPAGAGSGNSPGAATGGTGSTATPAPGTGTPGTGTPGAGTPGAGTPGTGTPGTGTPTTGTPGTPGTGTPTPAPTGGAASGPTDPPPTSTPTTPPPVTEPSIPPATPTDPVSPPPPPPPPPPSPEPTLPQPEPSITQAPPPASPEPAPDPVPPPATADPAPTQTVPVADPALLSAV
- a CDS encoding cytochrome c biogenesis protein ResB, encoding MSESVKAKKKSPSAESATGNAADGKLQQAKSEAALPALGFKDMLRWAWTQLTSMRTALFLLLLLAVGAVPGSLFPQRPANPSVVTQYIKDNPSYGELLDALQLYDVYSSAWFSAIYILLFISLIGCVTPRAIAHYKAMKSQPPRTPKRLSRLPEYGTLALPADAGIPASKAINDAAGLLKKRGYRVEVRDVDGALPSLGAERGFLKEVGNLVFHTSLIGVLVSVAIGGLYGYSGQRILVEGETFVNTLVGYDQFTPGTNFQSSALQPYSMQLDKFQATFDRESPGKAGQPIDYTAEVTTKEGPDSPAKKETLKVNDPVSLGGTSLYLTGNGYAPMITVRDGEGNVSFQGPVTAKVQGDNYYSSVVIKVPDAKPEQLGFVGFFLPTAFVSENGTSFSASPELFNPQLSLNSFYGDLGLDKGVPQNVFELDVKDLKPLNARDLAAGGITLTPGATANLPEGKGSITFDGVKKYIGVDIHHNPGQLYALIFGFLAVAGLVMSLYINRRRVWVRSGTHADGRTMVEYGLLARGEDHRLAGESAALREIFAREWNIPDAQDTAPTTAGSSSTSKDQ
- a CDS encoding cytochrome c biogenesis CcdA family protein — protein: MNSPFAETILNGSLLLAVPVALLAGLVSFLSPCVLPLVPGYLGYVTGLTGVDLQKQRRGRMLAGIGLFVLGFSVIFVLLGGAFGQLGTLLTGPQNAWITQLLGILVIIMGIVFMGGFGWLQRDAKIHAKPPAGLWGAPLLGLTFGLGWAPCIGPTYSAVQLLSLSGGSSAAKGALLAFVYSLGLGIPFLLIALAVRRGMGVMSFFRKHRLAIQRIGGGILILLGILMATGVWGTWVTELQYWFQNDVKLPI